From the genome of Spinacia oleracea cultivar Varoflay chromosome 2, BTI_SOV_V1, whole genome shotgun sequence, one region includes:
- the LOC110804467 gene encoding probable dolichyl pyrophosphate Glc1Man9GlcNAc2 alpha-1,3-glucosyltransferase has translation MEKQKQKPSKPIKEILWFSLFSTSIKLLLLPSYRSTDFEVHRNWLATTHSLPLSHWYSDTTSQWTLDYPPFFAYFELFLSFIAAQIDPAIVNLHEGLNYKADSVIYFQRITVIVSDLILHYAIYRITRNLDSTKRRLIWILVIWSPALLIVDHMHFQYNGFLLGFLLISISALIEGRDLMGGFFFAVLLCFKHLFAVAAPVYFVYLLRHYCRGGLFKGFGRLLLMGLAVVVVFVAAFWPFVYHNQMLQVIHRMFPFGRGLCHAFWAPNFWVFYIMADKLLAFFLRRMGFNVQRPAGSFTSGLVGDSSPFAVLPQITPLVTFIMVLLAISPCLFKAWKNPQPRKVARWITYAYSCGFLFGWHVHEKATLHFLIPLAINAVDSINDARHYFLLSIVSCYSLFPLLFETREYPIKVTLLLLHCVLMWFGFSSYFSGETTTNSNKHLQKKNYEDISDKGKLGVGVGVGWLCKSYLLGLVAVEIWGQFLHTLFFGNKLPFLPLMLVSVYSALGIMYSWIWQLKWIILSS, from the exons ATGgaaaagcaaaaacaaaaacctTCAAAACCCATCAAAGAAATCTTATGGTTCTCTCTCTTCTCCACATCAATCAAGCTCCTTTTACTACCATCTTACCGCAGCACAGATTTTGAAGTCCACCGCAATTGGCTCGCCACCACCCACTCTCTCCCTCTTTCTCACTGGTATTCCGACACCACCAGTCAATGGACACTCGATTATCCCCCTTTCTTTGCCTATTTCgagctctttctctcttttatcGCTGCCCAGATCGACCCCGCCATTGTTAACCTTCATGAAGGTCTCAATTACAAAGCTGATTCTGTTATTTACTTTCAAAGAATCACTGTTATAGTCTCTGATTTGATTCTTCACTATGCCATTTATCGAATTACTCGGAATTTGGATTCGACGAAGCGGAGATTGATCTGGATTTTGGTTATTTGGTCGCCtgcattgttgattgttgatCATATGCATTTTCAGTATAATGGGTTTTTGTTGGGTTTTCTGTTGATTTCGATTTCAGCGTTGATTGAAGGGAGGGATTTGATGGGTGGGTTCTTTTTTGCGGTTTTGTTGTGCTTTAAGCACTTGTTTGCTGTTGCCGCGCCTGTTTATTTCGTCTATTTGTTGCGGCATTATTGTAGAGGAGGTTTGTTCAAGGGTTTTGGACGGCTTTTGCTGATGGGGCTGGCGGTGGTGGTTGTTTTCGTTGCGGCTTTCTGGCCGTTTGTGTATCACAATCAG ATGCTTCAAGTCATCCATCGAATGTTCCCTTTTGGCAGGGGTCTATGCCATGCATTTTGGGCTCCAAACTTTTGGGTTTTCTATATAATGGCAGATAAACTTCTTGCTTTCTTTCTCAGAAGAATGGGTTTCAATGTCCAAAGACCAGCAGGTTCTTTCACTTCTGGGCTAGTGGGAGACTCATCACCCTTTGCTGTACTGCCGCAG ATCACTCCTCTGGTGACCTTTATAATGGTGTTGCTTGCCATTTCTCCTTGTCTTTTCAAGGCCTGGAAGAATCCTCAGCCAAGGAAGGTTGCTAGATGGATAACTTATGCTTACTCATGCGGCTTCTTGTTTGGTTGGCATGTCCATGAGAAGGCAACACTCCACTTTCTTATCCCTCTGGCGATCAATGCAGTAGACAGCATAAATGACGCACGGCATTACTTTTTGCTCTCAATTG TCTCGTGCTACTCTCTCTTCCCACTTCTGTTTGAAACCAGAGAATACCCAATAAAAGTGACACTGCTGCTTCTGCACTGCGTTCTTATGTGGTTTGGTTTCTCCTCCTATTTTTCTGGGGAGACAACTACAAATTCAAACAAACATTTGCAGAAGAAAAACTACGAGGACATCTCCGACAAAGGAAAGcttggtgttggtgttggtgttggATGGCTCTGTAAGAGCTACTTGCTGGGTCTTGTGGCGGTTGAAATATGGGGTCAGTTTCTACATACTTTGTTTTTCGGGAACAAGCTTCCGTTTCTGCCTTTGATGTTGGTTTCTGTATATAGTGCATTAGGTATCATGTATTCTTGGATTTGGCAACTCAAATGGATTATTCTGTCTTCTTAA